From the Phyllostomus discolor isolate MPI-MPIP mPhyDis1 chromosome 7, mPhyDis1.pri.v3, whole genome shotgun sequence genome, one window contains:
- the SQLE gene encoding squalene monooxygenase, whose amino-acid sequence MWTFLGLATFTYFYKKCGDFVTLANKELLLCVLVFLSLGLVLSYRCRSRSAVAPPRRAPSGPQLAVLSGVLSALPFIGFFWANPAPGADNKEPLGPRKCRKRSSISEGTLLGAAASTSISSQNDPEVIIVGSGILGSALAAVLSRDGRKVTVIERDLQEPDRIVGEFLQPGGYHVLKDLGLGDTVEGIDAQVINGYIIHDQESEANVQIPYPLLENNQVQSGRAFHHGRFIMSLRKAAMAEPNTKFIEGIVLQLLEEDDAVVGVQYRDKETGDLKELHAPLTVVADGIFSKFRKNLISNKVSVSSHFVGFLMENAPQFKANHAELLLVNPSPVLIYQISSDKTRVLVDVRGDLPRNLREYMVEKIYPQLPDHLKEPFLEATQNSRLKSMPASFLPPSPVNKRGVLLLGDAYNIRHPLTGGGMSVALKDIKLWRKLLKGIPDLYDDAAIFQAKKSFYWSRKMSHSFVVNVLAQALYELFSATDDSLHQLRKACFLYFKLGGECVAGPVGLLSILSPNPLVLIGHFFAVAIYASYFCFKSEPWITKPRAIFSSGAVLYKACSVIFPLIYSEMKYLVH is encoded by the exons ATGTGGACCTTCCTCGGCCTTGCCACTTTCACGTACTTCTACAAGAAGTGCGGGGACTTCGTCACGCTGGCCAACAAGGAGCTGCTGCTGTGCGTGCTGGTGTTCCTGTCGCTGGGCCTGGTGCTGTCCTACCGCTGCCGCTCCCGGAGCGCGGTGGCGCCGCCGCGGCGCGCGCCCAGCGGGCCCCAGCTCGCCGTGCTCTCCGGGGTGCTGTCGGCCCTGCCTTTCATCGGCTTCTTCTGGGCGAACCCCGCGCCCGGGGCCGACAATAAAGAGCCGCTCGGGCCCAGGAAG TGCAGAAAACGAAGCAGCATTTCAGAAGGCACCTTACTAGGAGCAGCTGCCTCTACATCGATCTCTTCTCAAAATGACCCAGAAGTGATCATCGTGGGGTCCGGGATACTTGGCTCTGCTTTGGCCGCAGTGCTCTCCAGAGACGGGAGAAAGGTGACAGTGATCGAGAGGGACTTACAGGAGCCTGACAGGATAGTTGGAGAGTTTCTGCAGCCGGGTGGTTATCATGTGCTCAAAGACCTTGGTCTTGGAG ATACAGTGGAAGGTATTGATGCCCAGGTTATAAACggctacataattcatgatcagGAAAGCGAGGCAAATGTTCAGATTCCCTACCCTTTGTTAGAAAACAACCAAGTGCAGAGCGGAAGAGCATTCCATCACGGGAGATTCATCATGAGTCTCCGGAAAGCAGCCATGGCAGAGCCCAA TACAAAGTTTATTGAGGGCATTGTGCTGCAGTTGTTGGAAGAAGATGACGCTGTGGTTGGAGTTCAGTACAGGGACAAAGAGACCGGAGACCTCAAG GAACTCCACGCTCCTTTGACTGTTGTTGCAGATGGAATTTTTTCCAAGTTCAGGAAAAACCTGATCTCCAATAAAGTTTCTGTTTCGTCTCATTTTGTCGGCTTTCTGATGGAG aatgcaCCACAATTTAAAGCAAATCATGCTGAACTTCTTTTAGTTAATCCAAGTCCAGTGCTCATCTATCAGATTTCATCTGATAAAACCCGAGTACTTGTTGATGTTCGAGGAGATTTGCCAAGGAATTTAAGAGAATACATGGTTGAAAAAATTTACCCACAATTACCTG ATCACTTGAAAGAACCATTTCTAGAAGCGACTCAGAATTCTCGTTTGAAGTCTATGCCGGCaagcttccttcctccctcaccggTAAACAAACGAG GTGTTCTTCTTTTGGGAGACGCGTACAATATCAGGCATCCCCTTACAGGAGGGGGGATGAGCGTTGCTCTTAAAGATATAAAACTGTGGAGAAAATTGCTAAAGGGAATCCCTGACCTTTATGATGATGCAGCTATTTTCCAG gcCAAAAAATCATTCTATTGGTCAAGAAAAATGTCTCATTCCTTTGTTGTGAATGTCCTTGCTCAGGCTCTGTATGAATTATTTTCTGCAACAGATG atTCTCTGCATCAGCTGAGAAAAGCCTGTTTTTTATACTTCAAACTGGGCGGAGAGTGTGTGGCTGGTCCCGTCGGGCTGCTCTCAAT aCTGTCTCCTAACCCTCTAGTTTTGATTGGACACTTCTTTGCCGTTGCAATCTATGCCTCATACTTTTGTTTTAAGTCGGAGCCTTGGATTACAAAACCCCGGGCCATCTTCAGTAGCGGTGCTGTATTGTACAAAGCGTGTTCTGTGATATTTCCTCTGATTTACTCGGAAATGAAGTACTTGGTTCATTAA